Proteins from a genomic interval of Deinococcus detaillensis:
- a CDS encoding bleomycin resistance protein yields MTEANLSHVPITEWAALVPELDVRDLAHSQDVYTRLFGFTVNYTRPGFAYLSLGRIQWMLSQIREGGSWQTGALDYPLGRGINFQISVPDVDALYKRLEADAYPIYVPMKTSVYLEGGTEHEQREFLVLDPDGYLLRFTD; encoded by the coding sequence ATGACCGAAGCCAATCTTTCCCATGTGCCCATCACCGAGTGGGCCGCGCTGGTGCCGGAGTTGGATGTCCGCGACCTAGCGCACAGCCAAGACGTGTACACCCGCTTGTTCGGCTTCACCGTCAACTACACCCGCCCCGGCTTTGCTTACCTCAGCTTGGGCCGCATTCAGTGGATGCTCTCGCAAATCCGTGAAGGCGGCTCGTGGCAGACCGGAGCGCTGGACTATCCTTTAGGGCGCGGGATCAATTTCCAGATCAGCGTGCCGGATGTGGACGCGCTGTACAAGCGGCTGGAAGCGGACGCCTATCCCATTTATGTGCCGATGAAGACTTCGGTGTATCTGGAAGGCGGCACCGAGCATGAGCAGCGCGAATTTCTGGTGCTCGACCCCGACGGGTATCTGCTGCGCTTCACCGACTGA
- a CDS encoding UvrD-helicase domain-containing protein yields the protein MTVRDLLSELNPNQAEAAAHYEGPALVIAGAGSGKTRTLIYRIAHLIQAHQVDAGQILAVTFTNKAAAEMRERASHLIPGSERLWMSTFHSAGVRILRAYGEYIGLKRGFVIYDDDDQLDILKEIMGSIPGIGPDTHPRVLRSIIDKAKSNLRSPGDLDKWPEPYISGLPRDAAAEAFRRYETRKKAQNAIDFGDLITETVRLFQEVPGVLAKVQDRARFIHVDEYQDTNKAQYELTRLLASRDKNLLVVGDPDQCLPPGTMICTPQGERAIETLREGEMVCGTGGSASLIAGQITHVKRGQYQGQLWQVEAGDITLRGTPHHVVLARHEPMAGQWYVYLMQREDRGYRVGLTMGARVNSEGQSDYGYRVRLNQEHGDKVWVLRVCASRSEAAYWEALYAARYGLPTALFHGVGRQLSMNEEQLSRLFAELDTAASAERLMNDLHLHPAFPHHRPQNGLRRQSVNLIMFSDFRHGTVGYHRIQWSSNREDVAQRLLAAGHQVRGNGKGRGGYRIEISRKDYPEALALAEQIARDGGLELQRKACVDGKMYSFQPLSHLHPGMKILVQSKLAQSGGQLAEESVSAVSQQHYSGPVYDLTVSPLHTYVAGGMLVHNSIYKFRGADIQNILDFQKDYTGAKVYMLQHNYRSSARVLGLANKLIENNTERLEKTLLAVKEDGMPVMFHRANDHRGEGDFVAEWVTRLHAEGQPFSKMAVLYRTNAQSRVIEESMRRVSIPAKIVGGVGFYDRREIRDILAYARLSINPVDDVALRRIIGRPKRGIGDTAMEKMLTWAQINGTSLLTACANAESILERGASKPVEFAKLMEAFSEAADNYSPASFLKFLIESSGYLDLLRQEGQEGQVRLENLEELVNAAEEWSRENEGGIAEFLDDAALLSSVDDMRTKIENKDQPEDAVTLMTMHNAKGLEFPSVFIVGVEEGLLPSRNSLNEQGGIEEERRLFYVGITRAMDRLFLSAAQNRMQYGQTKSAEDSRFLEELGDGFDSIDPYGRVIDYKQKTWRDFRPVGPQTVPSAVKNTSPLTSEMAYRGGEKVKHPKFGEGQVLAVAGVGDKQEVTVHFASAGTKKLIVKFANLSKA from the coding sequence ATGACTGTGCGTGATCTTCTCTCCGAACTCAACCCCAATCAGGCCGAGGCCGCCGCCCACTACGAAGGCCCGGCGCTGGTGATCGCAGGCGCGGGCAGCGGCAAAACCCGTACCCTGATTTACAGGATTGCCCACCTGATTCAGGCGCATCAGGTCGACGCGGGCCAGATTTTGGCCGTGACTTTTACCAACAAAGCCGCCGCTGAAATGCGCGAACGCGCCTCGCACCTGATCCCCGGTTCAGAGCGCTTGTGGATGAGCACCTTTCACTCGGCGGGCGTGCGGATTTTGCGGGCGTACGGCGAATACATCGGCCTGAAGCGCGGCTTTGTCATTTACGACGACGACGATCAACTCGATATTCTCAAAGAAATCATGGGCAGTATTCCAGGCATAGGCCCCGATACCCATCCCCGCGTGCTGAGAAGCATTATCGACAAAGCCAAGAGCAATCTGCGCTCGCCGGGCGACTTGGACAAGTGGCCGGAGCCATATATCAGCGGCCTGCCCCGCGACGCCGCCGCCGAAGCGTTCAGGCGCTACGAAACCCGTAAAAAAGCCCAGAACGCGATTGATTTTGGCGACCTCATTACCGAAACGGTGCGGCTGTTTCAGGAAGTGCCGGGCGTGCTGGCAAAGGTGCAAGACCGGGCCCGATTCATTCATGTGGACGAGTACCAAGACACCAACAAAGCGCAGTATGAATTGACGCGGCTGTTGGCTTCAAGAGACAAGAATTTGCTTGTGGTGGGAGACCCCGATCAATGTTTGCCGCCCGGCACGATGATCTGCACACCGCAAGGTGAGCGGGCTATTGAAACGCTGCGAGAAGGTGAGATGGTTTGCGGCACAGGCGGCAGTGCGTCGCTGATTGCCGGACAAATTACCCACGTCAAACGCGGTCAGTATCAGGGCCAGTTGTGGCAAGTGGAGGCGGGTGACATTACTCTGCGCGGCACGCCTCACCACGTCGTTTTGGCGAGGCATGAGCCGATGGCGGGGCAGTGGTACGTCTATTTGATGCAGCGTGAAGACCGGGGCTACCGCGTTGGCCTGACGATGGGGGCGCGGGTCAACAGCGAGGGCCAAAGCGATTACGGTTACCGTGTGCGGCTCAACCAAGAGCATGGCGATAAAGTTTGGGTACTGCGGGTATGTGCCTCGCGCTCGGAAGCGGCGTACTGGGAAGCGCTGTATGCTGCCCGCTACGGTTTGCCCACCGCTCTTTTTCACGGGGTGGGCCGCCAGTTATCTATGAATGAAGAGCAACTCAGCCGCTTGTTTGCTGAGTTAGACACCGCTGCCAGTGCCGAGCGCTTGATGAATGACCTGCATCTCCACCCCGCCTTTCCGCACCACCGCCCGCAAAACGGCCTACGGCGGCAGAGCGTCAACTTGATTATGTTCTCGGATTTCCGGCACGGCACGGTGGGCTATCACCGCATTCAGTGGAGCAGCAACCGTGAAGACGTGGCTCAGCGCTTATTGGCGGCAGGCCATCAAGTTCGCGGCAATGGCAAAGGGCGCGGCGGCTACCGCATAGAGATCAGCCGTAAAGACTATCCTGAAGCGCTCGCCTTAGCCGAACAAATAGCCCGAGACGGCGGTTTAGAGTTGCAGCGCAAGGCTTGTGTGGACGGTAAGATGTACAGCTTTCAGCCGCTGTCGCATTTGCATCCAGGCATGAAGATCTTGGTTCAGTCTAAGTTGGCACAGTCGGGTGGACAGCTTGCTGAAGAAAGCGTCAGCGCCGTCTCACAACAGCACTACAGCGGCCCAGTTTATGATTTGACGGTTTCGCCTCTGCACACCTATGTGGCCGGTGGAATGCTCGTTCACAACAGCATTTACAAGTTCAGAGGCGCAGATATTCAAAACATTCTCGACTTTCAAAAAGATTATACGGGTGCCAAAGTCTACATGCTTCAGCATAATTACCGATCCAGCGCCCGTGTGCTTGGCCTTGCCAACAAACTGATTGAAAACAACACCGAGCGCTTAGAGAAAACACTTCTGGCCGTCAAAGAAGACGGAATGCCAGTGATGTTTCACCGCGCCAACGACCACCGAGGTGAAGGCGATTTCGTGGCCGAGTGGGTGACTCGGTTGCACGCCGAGGGACAGCCGTTCAGCAAAATGGCGGTGCTGTACCGCACCAACGCCCAGTCCCGCGTGATCGAAGAATCCATGCGGCGCGTTTCCATTCCGGCCAAGATCGTCGGTGGAGTCGGCTTTTATGACCGACGCGAGATTAGAGACATCCTGGCCTACGCCCGCCTGAGCATCAATCCGGTGGACGACGTGGCGCTGCGCCGCATCATCGGGCGGCCCAAGCGCGGCATCGGCGACACGGCCATGGAAAAAATGCTGACCTGGGCGCAGATCAACGGCACTTCACTGCTGACCGCCTGCGCCAATGCCGAGAGCATTCTGGAGCGCGGAGCCAGCAAGCCCGTCGAATTTGCCAAGCTGATGGAAGCCTTTTCTGAAGCCGCTGACAATTACTCTCCCGCCAGTTTCCTCAAATTCCTGATCGAAAGTAGCGGCTACCTCGATCTGCTGCGCCAAGAAGGGCAAGAAGGCCAGGTGCGCTTGGAGAACTTGGAAGAACTGGTCAACGCCGCCGAGGAATGGAGCCGCGAGAACGAGGGCGGCATTGCCGAATTCTTGGATGACGCTGCGCTGCTCTCCAGCGTGGACGATATGCGAACCAAAATTGAAAACAAAGATCAGCCCGAAGACGCCGTCACGCTGATGACCATGCACAACGCCAAGGGCCTGGAGTTTCCCAGCGTGTTTATCGTGGGCGTGGAAGAAGGGCTGCTGCCCAGCCGCAACAGCCTCAACGAGCAGGGCGGCATCGAGGAGGAGCGGCGGCTGTTTTATGTCGGGATTACGCGTGCGATGGACAGGCTCTTTCTGAGCGCCGCGCAAAACCGGATGCAGTACGGCCAGACCAAGAGCGCCGAGGACAGTAGGTTTTTGGAGGAACTGGGCGACGGCTTTGACAGCATCGATCCTTACGGGCGGGTAATCGACTACAAGCAAAAGACTTGGCGCGACTTCAGGCCCGTTGGCCCGCAAACCGTGCCGAGCGCCGTCAAAAACACCAGCCCGCTGACTTCGGAAATGGCGTACCGGGGCGGTGAGAAAGTCAAGCACCCCAAATTCGGGGAAGGGCAAGTCTTGGCGGTGGCGGGTGTGGGCGACAAGCAGGAAGTCACGGTGCATTTCGCTTCGGCGGGCACCAAAAAGCTGATCGTCAAGTTCGCCAATTTGAGCAAGGCCTGA
- a CDS encoding NUDIX hydrolase, with the protein MTDVDIHLGQHRFLSRAAVILIRGGKLLICRENRASWCYLPGGRIKAGEDSLSAAKREIQEEMGRAVGPLKLSYLLENFFENEEQFTHEIGFYYLAESPPDLPEQPFDNQFDLTSAFEWVSLEHLEEAQLMPPFLRSALLNLPSEGVQHLVSRR; encoded by the coding sequence ATGACTGATGTAGACATCCATTTGGGCCAGCACCGTTTCTTGAGCCGAGCCGCCGTGATTCTTATTCGCGGCGGCAAGTTGCTGATTTGCCGCGAAAATAGGGCGTCTTGGTGCTACTTGCCAGGGGGCCGCATCAAAGCTGGTGAAGATAGCCTCAGCGCCGCCAAACGCGAAATACAAGAAGAAATGGGGCGAGCGGTGGGGCCACTCAAACTAAGCTACCTGCTGGAAAACTTCTTTGAGAATGAGGAGCAATTCACGCATGAAATCGGCTTTTACTATCTGGCCGAGTCACCGCCCGACTTGCCCGAGCAGCCGTTTGACAATCAATTTGACTTGACCAGTGCTTTTGAGTGGGTCAGCTTGGAGCACTTGGAAGAAGCACAATTGATGCCACCATTTTTGCGCTCCGCTCTCCTCAACTTGCCGAGTGAGGGCGTGCAGCATCTGGTGTCTCGGCGCTAG
- a CDS encoding N-acetylmuramoyl-L-alanine amidase, producing MTNRQRVQLSLPLKAGAKVAAMRLCCGFALTLALCSSAHAAAPEIVVAYPPANSNVPYDHVIFEGHVSPSASLSINGRALNVGADGLFMEWLPLSAGKNALKLISTLGSQSRAVMFNVTFSLPRALSARPTAIKAGTLSPAQPLTLYTRVPVEGRSLVVGFQGSPGGKASVTVSGWGTFRLTEQTASARPPRAAGWYQTTLTLPENLALSAAAVKVSLTGTDGKTVTATALGKVTSNPSGAARVAEVSAADVGLGVNPSTSAFATGPETTDLLFPKQGQRLSVLGNLGEDYLVQGPDGLATALKSVLTLLPIGTPPPQAAAGTPQLLDLPDEWQVRLPIAQRTPLSLEETSAGSNAGLTLTLASASLPAGRLAAANAPELNWMPSGSALQLSVTLPQVQNWGYFVSYQQGALILHLRKAPSLDVAQPLKGRVILIDPGHGGSELGGAGSLGEPEKNVTLPIAARVADLLRAQGADARLTRDRDVRVALYDRPLMAETLKADLLISIHANALPDGVDPRQRRGLELYSFHPMTWGLASALLRSIPRSAPQLLVSTLPPLGIPGLRVSSLALTRPTSQRSLLIEMAYLTQADDLRLLMSGAGREALAQGIAQGIADDYAQQTQYQIQRQSAQPTPTAPQPFPELTPLPRAPQPDAPLVPPPAPSLPATPIPVLPLQPISEP from the coding sequence GTGACCAACCGCCAACGAGTACAGCTCAGCTTGCCCTTAAAAGCAGGCGCTAAGGTAGCGGCCATGCGCCTTTGCTGCGGTTTTGCTCTGACTTTGGCCCTCTGTTCTAGTGCTCACGCCGCCGCGCCTGAAATCGTGGTGGCGTATCCACCGGCCAACTCGAACGTGCCGTATGACCACGTGATTTTTGAAGGCCACGTCAGCCCCAGCGCCAGCTTGAGCATCAATGGACGGGCACTGAATGTCGGCGCAGACGGCCTGTTCATGGAATGGCTGCCGCTGAGCGCCGGCAAAAATGCCCTCAAATTGATCAGCACACTCGGCAGCCAAAGCCGCGCCGTGATGTTCAATGTCACCTTTAGCCTGCCCCGCGCCCTGAGTGCCAGACCCACCGCCATCAAAGCCGGCACGCTCAGCCCCGCTCAGCCGCTGACACTGTATACCCGCGTGCCTGTTGAAGGGCGCAGCTTGGTGGTGGGCTTTCAGGGCTCGCCGGGCGGCAAAGCCAGCGTCACCGTAAGTGGCTGGGGGACTTTCCGCCTCACCGAGCAAACCGCCAGTGCCCGCCCACCCAGAGCCGCCGGCTGGTATCAGACCACCTTGACTTTGCCGGAAAACTTGGCGCTCAGCGCTGCCGCAGTCAAAGTGAGCTTGACCGGCACAGACGGCAAAACCGTGACGGCCACCGCTCTTGGCAAAGTGACCTCCAACCCCAGCGGCGCGGCACGGGTGGCCGAAGTCAGTGCGGCGGATGTCGGCCTGGGCGTCAATCCCAGCACCAGCGCTTTTGCCACCGGGCCTGAGACCACCGATTTGCTGTTTCCCAAGCAGGGCCAGCGGCTGAGTGTTCTGGGCAATTTGGGTGAAGATTACCTGGTGCAGGGGCCGGACGGCCTGGCCACCGCGCTCAAATCGGTCTTGACGCTGTTGCCCATCGGCACGCCGCCGCCGCAAGCCGCCGCAGGCACGCCGCAATTACTTGACCTGCCGGACGAATGGCAAGTTCGGCTACCGATTGCCCAGCGCACGCCCCTGAGCTTGGAAGAAACTTCGGCTGGCTCCAACGCGGGCCTGACCCTGACGCTTGCCAGCGCCAGCTTGCCTGCTGGAAGGCTCGCTGCCGCCAACGCGCCGGAACTGAATTGGATGCCGAGCGGTTCAGCGCTGCAACTGAGCGTCACGCTGCCGCAAGTTCAAAACTGGGGCTACTTCGTCAGCTATCAGCAAGGCGCACTGATCTTGCATCTGCGCAAAGCCCCCAGCCTCGATGTTGCCCAGCCGCTCAAAGGCCGAGTGATTTTGATCGACCCCGGACACGGCGGCTCGGAACTCGGCGGCGCGGGCAGTTTGGGTGAGCCGGAAAAAAACGTCACTCTGCCGATTGCGGCGCGGGTGGCAGACCTGCTGCGGGCACAGGGAGCCGACGCCCGATTGACCCGTGACCGTGACGTGCGGGTGGCGCTGTATGACCGCCCGCTAATGGCCGAAACCCTCAAGGCCGATTTGCTGATCAGCATTCACGCCAACGCCCTACCAGACGGCGTTGATCCTCGGCAGCGGCGCGGCCTGGAACTCTACAGCTTTCACCCGATGACCTGGGGGCTGGCCAGCGCTTTGCTGCGGAGTATACCGCGCTCCGCGCCGCAACTGCTCGTCAGCACCTTGCCGCCGCTGGGCATACCGGGCCTTCGCGTCAGCAGTTTGGCCCTGACCCGCCCGACTTCGCAGCGCAGCTTGCTGATCGAAATGGCTTACCTGACCCAAGCGGATGATTTGAGGCTGCTGATGAGCGGTGCGGGCCGCGAGGCTTTGGCGCAGGGCATCGCGCAGGGCATTGCCGACGATTACGCGCAGCAGACCCAGTATCAGATCCAGCGCCAGAGCGCTCAGCCCACGCCCACCGCTCCCCAGCCGTTTCCCGAACTGACACCGCTGCCCCGTGCGCCGCAGCCGGACGCGCCGCTGGTGCCGCCGCCCGCGCCCAGCCTTCCAGCGACGCCCATTCCGGTTCTCCCTCTCCAGCCCATCTCAGAGCCTTAA
- the rnhA gene encoding ribonuclease HI translates to MTRKFSSARSPVQKAAAKQAQTVRDQLPLQACIQPKVPVAGNAVTLYSDGACDTQAGHGGWATLLKYGEHTTELCGHAGGTTNNRMELTGLLEGLKALKRPCQVRVVTDSQYLRKAFTDAWILKWQRNGWKTASGDPVKNQDLWEELVEQAHKHALTFVWVKGHAGHAENERVDELAVAERKRLRSS, encoded by the coding sequence ATGACCCGCAAGTTTTCTTCTGCTCGCTCTCCCGTTCAAAAAGCGGCGGCCAAGCAGGCCCAAACCGTCCGCGACCAGTTGCCACTCCAAGCCTGCATCCAGCCCAAAGTTCCGGTGGCCGGCAACGCCGTGACGCTTTACAGCGACGGAGCCTGCGACACCCAGGCCGGGCACGGCGGCTGGGCCACCTTGCTCAAGTACGGTGAGCACACCACCGAACTGTGCGGCCACGCCGGGGGCACCACCAACAACCGCATGGAACTCACCGGCCTCTTGGAAGGCCTGAAGGCGCTCAAGCGACCTTGTCAGGTGCGGGTGGTGACCGACAGCCAGTACCTGCGCAAAGCCTTTACCGACGCTTGGATTCTCAAGTGGCAGCGCAACGGCTGGAAAACGGCCAGCGGCGATCCGGTGAAAAATCAGGATTTGTGGGAAGAACTCGTGGAGCAGGCCCACAAGCACGCCCTGACGTTCGTTTGGGTCAAAGGGCACGCGGGCCACGCCGAAAACGAGCGGGTCGACGAGCTAGCGGTGGCCGAGCGCAAGAGACTGCGCTCCTCGTAG
- a CDS encoding YihY/virulence factor BrkB family protein has translation MNLKLKTLFELLKDAVSAFNQDNAPRLAAALAYYAISSIGPILFLIVTVAGIVFQGQDRAAITQQLTDVVQNALGSSGDPETSKNISQFVGSFVKNISDQFDNPSANTLAIFTGLATLFLTSTGLFLQLQGALNALWDVKPAPGLLGMIRTRLIGFLMVLVFGALVVVFIAGNTYLTALTKQIGDTVGQGANFARLGTGLLAMVFFTPVFAATFKWLPAVNLKWRQVWTGGAITAVLFVLSQAAIGVYFARATPGSVYGAASTLFVVLLWIYFSSMVIFFGAEVTWVYSQRPGEKEQLAGVQGRASTAKAAALGLHERRPVHPPHHAPRPPLPLRPPPLGRAAGSAALSVLALPSVLVLGLLRLTGLLGPGREPVKTLSTRQKARAQQVWNQNGLEKNPPAADEPTSPKR, from the coding sequence ATGAATCTCAAGCTAAAAACCCTATTCGAGCTGCTCAAAGACGCGGTGAGCGCTTTTAACCAAGACAACGCGCCGCGTCTGGCCGCCGCTCTGGCTTACTACGCTATTTCTTCGATTGGGCCGATTTTATTTCTGATCGTTACGGTGGCCGGCATCGTCTTTCAGGGCCAAGACCGTGCCGCCATTACCCAGCAGCTTACCGACGTGGTGCAAAACGCTCTGGGCAGCAGCGGCGACCCAGAAACGTCTAAGAATATCTCTCAGTTTGTGGGATCGTTCGTTAAAAATATCAGCGACCAATTTGACAACCCCAGCGCCAATACCCTGGCGATTTTCACCGGCCTCGCCACTTTATTTCTCACGTCCACCGGCCTGTTCTTGCAGCTTCAAGGCGCACTCAATGCCCTGTGGGACGTCAAGCCCGCGCCGGGACTCCTCGGCATGATCCGCACCCGCTTGATCGGCTTTTTGATGGTGCTGGTGTTCGGGGCGTTGGTGGTGGTGTTCATCGCGGGCAACACCTACCTGACCGCCCTCACCAAACAGATCGGCGACACGGTGGGGCAAGGAGCCAACTTTGCGCGGCTGGGCACCGGCTTACTGGCGATGGTGTTTTTTACGCCGGTTTTTGCCGCCACCTTCAAATGGCTGCCTGCCGTGAATCTCAAATGGCGGCAGGTCTGGACTGGCGGGGCCATCACGGCGGTGCTGTTCGTGCTGTCGCAAGCGGCGATTGGGGTGTATTTTGCCCGCGCCACCCCCGGCAGCGTTTACGGCGCGGCCAGCACTTTGTTCGTGGTGCTGCTGTGGATTTACTTTTCCAGCATGGTGATCTTTTTTGGCGCGGAAGTCACTTGGGTTTATAGTCAGCGCCCCGGCGAAAAAGAGCAACTCGCGGGCGTACAGGGCCGGGCCAGCACCGCCAAGGCCGCCGCGCTGGGCCTGCATGAGCGCCGCCCGGTGCATCCGCCGCACCACGCGCCGCGTCCGCCGCTGCCGCTCAGGCCGCCGCCGCTGGGCCGGGCGGCAGGCAGCGCGGCGCTGTCGGTTCTGGCCCTGCCTTCGGTGCTGGTGCTGGGGCTGCTGCGACTCACCGGGCTGCTTGGGCCGGGCAGGGAACCGGTCAAAACTTTATCTACCCGTCAAAAAGCTCGGGCGCAGCAAGTCTGGAACCAGAACGGCCTCGAGAAAAACCCGCCCGCCGCCGACGAGCCAACTTCTCCTAAACGCTAA
- a CDS encoding DUF1440 domain-containing protein yields the protein MTRTPRSKTSLTTHLLRRFGLIELSSQPSPAYRGALLGLAGSLVGTLAMGQYWTKIAPLVQPPKAGAHKQKPQPDQNVISPLGQQHQNGESPTAALGRFAYELIAHKTPSRDARASLSEAVHWGMGAGSGALYGALTAQRGANPLSGSLFGAALWIAVDETLVPFLGLQDGPASSDVRGHLNRLGAHLSYGAALGLSIWALGKVLPD from the coding sequence ATGACCCGGACTCCGCGCTCTAAGACTTCACTGACCACCCATTTGCTGCGCCGCTTCGGTTTGATCGAGTTGTCTTCTCAGCCCTCGCCCGCGTACCGTGGAGCGCTGCTGGGCCTGGCTGGCAGCTTGGTCGGCACGCTGGCGATGGGCCAGTATTGGACGAAAATCGCTCCGCTGGTGCAGCCGCCCAAAGCCGGCGCGCACAAACAAAAGCCGCAACCCGACCAAAACGTCATTTCGCCGCTGGGCCAGCAACACCAAAACGGCGAAAGCCCGACGGCGGCGCTGGGCCGCTTTGCTTACGAGCTGATTGCCCACAAAACCCCCAGCCGAGATGCCCGCGCTTCTCTGAGTGAAGCGGTGCATTGGGGTATGGGCGCGGGCAGCGGCGCACTCTACGGCGCACTGACAGCCCAGCGCGGCGCGAACCCCCTCAGTGGCAGCTTGTTCGGCGCGGCACTTTGGATCGCCGTAGACGAGACTTTGGTGCCGTTTCTCGGCTTGCAAGACGGCCCGGCCAGCAGCGATGTGCGCGGACATCTCAACCGCCTCGGCGCACACCTCAGTTACGGCGCGGCGCTGGGCCTGAGCATCTGGGCGCTCGGCAAAGTGCTGCCGGACTGA
- a CDS encoding fasciclin domain-containing protein, translating to MHRKMIVLLSCGLMAASAASAGGAGAKPTTKPTAMPAAKCMSIADTVANNAQFSTLLVALQAAGLVDTLKSGQYTVFAPTDAAFNKLPSDVLSGVLNDPALLKSVLLYHVVPGKVNAKQVMNLKSIKTAQGATLSVQMMGSKVMINGANVVQADVPACNGVIHVVDTVLLPPMTAMKPAAPAVAATPAPAPAATDDTMTSDNGMADNAASTDTGTSDAAAAMPTEMAQAPAAATPSSIPATPLTMPMPVDSGAMSVDTTVATDTAAAPAATTDTAATDTTTADTTMADVSMGDNTIYDVIVNDDRFGTLRSLLSDADLTETLMGGTYTLFAPTDEAFAKVDPDTLAKIASDPALLKQVLLYHVVAGNLTGEQVTGSTQLASAEGQSLNVTKDGNNVKINDATVTAVDMKASNGVVHVIDSVLIPPDLKLP from the coding sequence ATGCATAGAAAGATGATCGTTTTGCTGTCGTGCGGCTTGATGGCTGCTTCTGCCGCGTCTGCGGGCGGAGCAGGAGCCAAGCCCACCACCAAACCCACCGCGATGCCCGCTGCCAAGTGCATGAGCATTGCCGATACGGTGGCCAACAACGCCCAGTTCAGCACCCTGCTGGTCGCGCTGCAAGCCGCAGGCCTGGTGGACACCCTCAAGAGCGGGCAGTACACGGTGTTTGCGCCCACCGACGCGGCGTTCAACAAACTCCCCAGCGACGTGCTGTCGGGCGTTCTTAATGACCCGGCGCTGCTCAAGTCGGTGCTGCTCTACCACGTGGTGCCGGGCAAGGTGAATGCCAAACAGGTCATGAACCTCAAGAGCATCAAAACCGCGCAGGGCGCTACCCTCAGCGTCCAGATGATGGGCAGCAAAGTGATGATCAACGGCGCGAACGTGGTGCAGGCCGACGTGCCCGCTTGCAACGGCGTGATTCATGTGGTGGATACCGTGTTGTTGCCGCCGATGACGGCTATGAAGCCCGCCGCGCCAGCAGTGGCGGCGACTCCGGCCCCAGCGCCCGCAGCCACAGACGACACCATGACCAGCGATAACGGAATGGCAGACAACGCCGCGTCCACGGACACTGGAACGTCGGATGCTGCCGCTGCGATGCCCACTGAGATGGCTCAGGCTCCCGCAGCCGCGACGCCCAGCTCTATCCCCGCCACGCCGCTGACCATGCCTATGCCCGTAGACAGCGGCGCGATGAGCGTGGACACCACCGTTGCCACTGATACGGCGGCTGCCCCCGCTGCCACGACCGACACCGCTGCGACGGACACAACTACGGCTGATACGACTATGGCCGACGTCAGCATGGGCGACAACACCATTTATGACGTGATTGTCAATGACGACCGCTTCGGCACCCTGCGCTCCTTACTGAGTGACGCAGACCTCACCGAAACGCTGATGGGTGGCACCTACACCTTGTTTGCGCCCACCGACGAGGCTTTCGCCAAAGTCGATCCCGATACGCTGGCCAAAATCGCCTCCGATCCGGCGCTCCTCAAGCAAGTCCTGCTCTACCATGTGGTTGCAGGCAACCTGACCGGCGAACAAGTGACCGGCTCCACTCAACTCGCCAGCGCTGAAGGCCAAAGCCTCAACGTGACCAAAGACGGCAACAACGTCAAGATCAACGACGCCACCGTCACGGCTGTGGATATGAAAGCCAGCAACGGCGTGGTGCATGTCATTGACAGTGTCCTGATTCCGCCTGACTTGAAACTTCCCTAA
- a CDS encoding aldo/keto reductase has product MSAVLGYGLAAVGRPAYINVGHAADFAEGRSVGDLRQRTHTLLDATWEAGLRYFDAARSYGLAEVFLGEWLAAHPDRRGQLLIGSKWGYRYVGEWRMDAAQHEIKDHSLTTFEQQWPETLAALGGPPDLYFIHSVTPDSPALRDAALLKRLAQLGERGVTVGLSVSGPQQAQILQAALALGGPFGAAQATWNVLERSAEDTLSEAKAAGWRVVIKEALANGRLATPAPPALRDLAEQHASTPDALALAAALARPWADVVLSGASTRAQLESNLSAAQLIEADFSALETLREPAETYWQTRSQLRWN; this is encoded by the coding sequence GTGAGCGCCGTCCTCGGGTACGGCTTGGCGGCAGTGGGCAGGCCCGCTTACATCAACGTGGGCCACGCGGCTGACTTCGCGGAGGGCCGCAGCGTAGGCGACCTACGGCAGCGCACCCACACCCTGCTCGACGCCACCTGGGAAGCGGGCCTGAGGTATTTCGACGCGGCCCGCTCATATGGCTTGGCTGAAGTCTTTTTGGGCGAGTGGCTGGCGGCGCATCCGGATCGGCGCGGGCAATTGCTGATCGGCTCCAAATGGGGCTACCGCTATGTCGGCGAGTGGCGCATGGACGCCGCGCAGCACGAAATTAAAGATCATTCGCTCACCACTTTTGAGCAGCAGTGGCCGGAAACCTTGGCGGCGCTGGGTGGGCCGCCGGATTTGTACTTCATTCACAGCGTCACGCCGGACAGTCCGGCTCTCAGGGACGCAGCCTTGCTCAAACGCTTGGCGCAGCTCGGTGAGCGGGGCGTCACGGTGGGCTTATCGGTCAGTGGGCCGCAACAGGCCCAGATTTTGCAGGCCGCTTTGGCGCTGGGCGGGCCATTCGGCGCGGCGCAGGCCACTTGGAACGTGCTGGAGCGCTCTGCCGAAGACACCCTCAGCGAAGCCAAGGCGGCGGGCTGGCGGGTGGTGATCAAAGAAGCGCTGGCCAACGGAAGGCTGGCCACACCAGCGCCGCCCGCACTGCGCGACCTCGCTGAGCAGCACGCTTCTACACCTGACGCGCTGGCACTGGCAGCCGCTTTGGCGCGTCCTTGGGCAGATGTGGTGCTGAGCGGCGCGAGTACGCGGGCGCAGCTTGAAAGCAACCTCAGCGCGGCGCAGCTGATCGAAGCCGATTTCTCAGCGCTGGAAACGCTGCGCGAACCCGCCGAAACGTACTGGCAAACCCGCTCGCAGCTCCGCTGGAATTGA